A stretch of DNA from Montipora foliosa isolate CH-2021 chromosome 4, ASM3666993v2, whole genome shotgun sequence:
GAACCCCATAAATAGGAATGCCAAGACGTTTCCGAATTTCGAAACCCCATTGCAACACCAATTAAGCGTTTCCGAATTTCGAAACCCTTAACTATGCCAAAACGTTCTCGAATTTCGGAACCCCATGGCAACGCCAAAAACGTTTCTGAATTTCGGAAACCCTTGCATAACAACGCCAAGAGGTTTCTGAAGTTCGGAAATCCTAGCAACAGTAACAGTCCTAGTAACAGTCCGGTACTCCGAGAATCAATGGCCCAAGATTCAGGTTTAATTGCCTAGCCCGCACCGAAAATGAATCTTTCAAGACTCATTCTTGTAAGATTCGTAGCGCAGCGTCCTTTTCATCGATCGCTCAGGCGGTTGGCTTTACGCGGTTGGCACTCCTTTGTCGCTCTCTAATGCCTGTCTTATTTCCAATGGGCAGACGAGGTTAAGCGGTCTGTCAATGTGGTGTCCCTTGTGAAGCAACGATAATCCTCGGACAACTCCATCTTTTCCTCGAATATGTCGTACGACCTTTCCCTTTTTCCACTCTCCTCGATTTTTCTCGTCTGCGACTATCAATACAATTTCTCCGATGTCTGTGTGATGTGATTCGGTGAGTCTCCATTAGGCTGTGGACATATTCATGTCTCCATCTCTTCCAAGCATGATTTTTAGCCTCCCTCAGCCGCTTGTTTAGTGCACttgtttcttcttcatcttcttctccCTCAATAGGGTGGGCATTTTGCCCCCACATCAAACAGTTTGGAGTTAACACTCGTTCCTCCCCTCCATTGCTGTCAAGGTAGGGCCGGTTGTTCAAATTCCTCTCGACGTCGATAACCACAGCCTCGAGTAGCTCATAAGTAAGGTGTGTCCGGCCCAATGTCTTGTTTAGGGTTTTCTTCACGTCCTTGATCAACCGTTCGTACATGCCTCCCCACCAAGGGGATCTCGATAGGTTGAATCGCCAGTTTATGTCTTGTCTGGCCAGGTAGTCCTGTAACCTTTCGCTCTTCCTGATGTTCTTCATCCAGGTTGCTGTAGACTTGAACACTGAGGCGTTATCTGATATAATGACCTTGGGCCTTGTTCTCCTGGCTATGAACAAGTTCAACTTTCTCTCAAATTCTTCTGCCGTCTGAGTCTTCGTCAATTCTAAATGCACCGCCCTCGACGTGGCGCAAGTAAACAGCAAAATGTAACACTTTCCCTGCTCCTTCTTTGCGATCTTGAAAGCGATAGGTCCAGCAAAATCTACTCCTGAAATCTCAAAGGGTCTGCTGGCTTTCACGCGAAACTGTGGCATGTCTGCTGTTGCTGTAGCTCCATAAGGTTTCGTGCTGAAAATCTTGCAATCGTTGCACGTGTTGACCATTTTCTTCACTTTCGATCTTAGTTTTGGAATCCATCATTCTTTCCTTATTTCTGCCATAGTGTTGGCCACTCTCAAATGTTTGATCTCTGCGTGAACATGCCGGATTAACTTCTGCGTCAGTTGACAATCTTCGAGGTAAGTTGGTCTGTAACCAGGAATCCTTCCAACGCACTTGAGTACGCCCGTGTCTTTATCTTCTACCAATCTCCACCCTGGTGTCTCTGTATCTTGCGGAATTCTTTTCTGCGCTCTTCTTACCCATAGTTCTTTGGCTCCTCTGATTTCGTCAGTACACAACGCTCCTTTCCGTTTTTTCCTCATCTGTTTCTTTGCCAACGTGTTATTTTTGAATCTTATAGCCCAGGCAGTGACTCTCAGTACAGCCCAGTACGGTTTGCCTTCCAACAACCGATCCCACTCGTCAGGCTTGTGTTCACTAGCGCTCGCTACGACCTCTTTCAGTGGCTTTTCTTCCTCGCTTGCCTCCGTTGAACGCGCTAGTGTTTGTTGTTCTGGCCATTTTTCTTCGTGCTGTAACCACTCGGGTCCAGTGAACCAATCCCCTTTCTCCATCTTGTCTACCGACGCGCCTCTACTTCCTAGGTCGGTTATGTTCTTGTCTGTTGGGCAATATTTCCAAGAAATATTGAGCTTCTCTGTTATTGTTGCGATCTTCCGGACTCGATTTGCCACAAACACCTTCCAATTTCTTCCAGGATTCATCAGCCAATAGAGTGCCACTGTACTGTCCATCCATATGTTGATGGAAGCAACGGGCCACCTAGTTAGAGCTTGTTGCACGTTATTGGCCATGTTTGCTGCCATGTGTCCTGCCACCAGTTCTAGTCTGGGCATCGTAATGTTTCTCTTGGAGATTCTTGACTTCGAGGTCAGTAGTCCTTGCACTGTGCCAGTATCTTGCTTAACTAGGGCTATCGTTGTTGCAGAACAGGCCAGGGTGCTTGCGTCGGCAAAAAGGTGGAGATCAATAGATTTGACTTCATTACACTGTCTAACAAGGCTTCTAGGGACCTTTACACTTCGAAGTTGAGCTATCCACTTCAACCAGGCTTTCGCTAGCTTCTCAGACACCACTGCATTCCATCCCAATTTCTCATCACAAGCCTCTCTTTAGATGTGTTTTCCTTGAGCTATCGTTGGGGATAGGATGTCTAGCGGATCATACACTTTTCCAAGGTGACTAAGGATGGTTTTCTTTGTGACTGGCGTATCCTCACTGAATGGTGGAATCTTGATTTCTAAGGTGTCGTCTTCTTTGTCCCAAACCTGTCCTAGTATTTTGCTGGGGTTTGTCATATCCTGATCTTCCAACTCTTTTATGTTTGACTCCCACTTGTGCACTTTGAACTTTGCATCATCGAGTATGTAAGTGGTCTCTTCTTTAAACTTCCTCATTTCCGTGTAGGGTGCAAAGAAACCAGAAAGCGAAGGGGGCTCTTTCGGTGGTTCCTGTTGGCGCTTGAATGACGAGACAGCAGACAGGGTTGATGACGGGAGGGCGTTCCGTGCCATCTCCTTGTTTTCCACTAGGGCGATGACGTCATTAACTGGGGTCTGAAGAACATTCTTGGTCCCAAGAACTTCACGGCGGATGTCTGCGTCGGATATCCCATTAAGGAGGACATCTCGTATGACATGGTCTGTGCAGTCGACGTTTTTCCCACATTCACACGTTGTACTAAAGGCACAGGTTTCGGCTTTCCCACGAACCCTTGCTGTTAAGGCGCGGAACGGTTCGTCCCTTTCCTGACGTAGTTGCAGTAGCCCTGTGCGTAGGACACAAGTTGCAACTGGTATTACTGCGAGGGAGCGCATGGCAGCAAGCAGGTCTGGTAGAGTGTTGGAAGCGGCATGTGGGTTGACTTTTAGGAGACTGTCACCAAGCTTATTTTCTGCGCATTGAAACAACTGGGAGGGTGCAGATTGATCATCGATGCCCGAACCAGTACGGAAAACTTCCCAGCGGCGTGTGAACACGTTCCATTCCTAAGTCGAGACGCCAATGTTTACTTTGGGCCGTTCGAGTTTTGGACCACGAGTAACGGGTGGAAGCGAAGGACCAGTTGTGTTAGGCAATGTGCACTGATGGGCCAAGCCGTGATTTGCCAGGAGAGCAATGGCGACAGCCTCGGAGACGTCATCGGTCTTGAAATCGCACGTG
This window harbors:
- the LOC137998930 gene encoding uncharacterized protein is translated as MRSLAVIPVATCVLRTGLLQLRQERDEPFRALTARVRGKAETCAFSTTCECGKNVDCTDHVIRDVLLNGISDADIRREVLGTKNVLQTPVNDVIALVENKEMARNALPSSTLSAVSSFKRQQEPPKEPPSLSGFFAPYTEMRKFKEETTYILDDAKFKVHKWESNIKELEDQDMTNPSKILGQVWDKEDDTLEIKIPPFSEDTPVTKKTILSHLGKVYDPLDILSPTIAQGKHI